One Clostridium sp. CM027 genomic window carries:
- a CDS encoding ABC transporter permease codes for MINYIKAELYRSFNRVYFWAYTASIGILSILANVMILNVHCHIPTDSINSMFDKFTMSTLIIPIFLVVGFVDMITSEENKNETLRNVVVFGVTRSKIILSKLITTVILAFIAEIIILVLYFGSAFVVFGVNNELIITIIRFCQKSLVATPLWIAAIAICTFLAVIIKNNTIFAFVYSGIFIFTDKIIGVLSFFVSDKFKYLENILITKKINEISTSSLTSETIISSVLMGVIYTLVFTIITIVYFEKKEVK; via the coding sequence ATGATTAATTATATAAAAGCTGAACTTTATAGAAGTTTTAATAGAGTATATTTTTGGGCTTATACAGCTTCTATAGGTATTTTATCTATATTAGCTAATGTTATGATTTTAAATGTACATTGTCATATTCCCACTGATAGTATTAATAGTATGTTTGATAAGTTCACTATGTCAACCCTTATTATACCAATATTTCTAGTAGTTGGATTTGTGGATATGATTACATCGGAGGAAAACAAAAATGAAACGCTTAGAAATGTTGTGGTTTTTGGAGTTACAAGAAGTAAAATAATTTTATCAAAGCTTATAACTACAGTTATCCTTGCATTTATAGCAGAAATTATTATATTAGTTTTGTATTTTGGGAGCGCATTTGTAGTATTTGGAGTAAATAATGAACTAATTATAACTATAATAAGGTTTTGTCAAAAATCATTAGTAGCCACGCCTCTATGGATAGCAGCTATAGCAATATGTACTTTCTTAGCTGTTATTATTAAAAATAATACTATTTTTGCATTTGTCTATTCTGGAATATTTATATTTACAGACAAGATTATTGGAGTGCTTTCATTCTTTGTTTCTGATAAGTTTAAATACCTGGAAAATATTCTTATTACAAAAAAAATAAATGAAATTTCAACATCATCATTAACAAGCGAAACTATAATATCTTCGGTTTTAATGGGAGTTATTTATACATTAGTATTTACAATTATAACTATAGTGTATTTTGAAAAAAAGGAAGTTAAATGA
- a CDS encoding ATP-binding cassette domain-containing protein: MGDIILKTKKLTKKYGKDFAVNNVDLELKQGDIYGLVGKNGAGKTTILRMISGLSIPTSGEIELFNEVSKAGLNNSRTKLGCMVETPSFFKYLSAKKNLEYYRLQRGVVEKECVDKAIKMVGLEDVGKKKFKNFSLGMKQRLGLALAIMTSPDLLILDEPTNGLDPTGIIELRELLLKFNRERNTTIIISSHILSELSQLANTYGFINKGEFVEQISAKNLEEKCRRYLLIKVDDTSKATVIIENKLGAMEYEVLNRNEIRLYQHIDTPERVSEALINNGIKLFSINNSGVSLEEYFVNLIGGNKHD, translated from the coding sequence ATGGGGGATATAATTTTAAAAACAAAAAAATTAACTAAAAAGTATGGTAAGGACTTTGCCGTAAATAATGTTGATTTAGAATTAAAACAAGGGGATATTTACGGACTTGTAGGTAAGAACGGTGCAGGAAAAACAACAATTCTTAGGATGATATCTGGATTATCTATACCAACAAGCGGAGAAATAGAACTTTTTAATGAAGTATCAAAAGCCGGTTTAAATAATTCAAGGACAAAGCTTGGATGCATGGTTGAAACACCAAGTTTTTTCAAGTATTTATCAGCAAAGAAAAATTTGGAATACTATAGATTGCAAAGGGGCGTTGTAGAAAAAGAATGTGTGGATAAGGCAATTAAAATGGTAGGTCTTGAGGATGTGGGCAAGAAAAAATTCAAAAATTTTTCACTTGGCATGAAACAACGATTAGGGCTCGCGCTAGCTATAATGACAAGTCCTGACTTACTAATCTTAGATGAACCTACCAACGGTCTTGACCCTACTGGAATAATAGAATTAAGAGAACTTTTATTAAAATTTAATAGAGAAAGAAATACGACAATAATTATATCTAGCCATATATTAAGTGAGCTATCTCAACTTGCAAATACCTATGGATTTATTAATAAGGGCGAGTTTGTAGAGCAAATATCTGCAAAGAATCTAGAAGAAAAATGTAGAAGATACCTATTAATTAAAGTAGATGATACCTCAAAAGCCACCGTTATAATAGAAAATAAGCTAGGAGCCATGGAATATGAAGTGTTAAATAGAAATGAAATTAGATTATATCAGCACATAGATACTCCAGAGAGAGTGTCAGAGGCGCTTATTAATAATGGAATTAAGCTATTTTCAATTAATAACAGTGGTGTGAGTTTAGAAGAGTATTTTGTAAATTTAATTGGGGGTAATAAGCATGATTAA
- a CDS encoding response regulator transcription factor: MNDNISVLVVEDDIDINNLLCGILSKHGYYVKTAYSGSEARMCINQYDFHIILLDLMIPGISGEELISIIRKIKTMPIIVLSAKTAQDTKIEVLRLGADDFVSKPFDVNEILARVESQLRRYMIFSNKSKSENILKYKDLILNSEAVEALVKGENINITPREFHILEMLMSYPNKVFTKANIFETVWNDEFFGDDNTVNVHVSNLRSKIAKIDPDSEYIHTVWGIGYKMS, translated from the coding sequence ATGAATGATAATATAAGTGTATTGGTGGTAGAAGATGATATAGATATAAATAATTTGTTATGTGGAATATTGAGTAAACATGGATACTATGTGAAAACTGCATATTCAGGATCGGAAGCAAGAATGTGCATAAATCAGTATGATTTTCACATTATCTTATTAGATTTAATGATACCGGGTATATCTGGGGAGGAGCTTATATCAATCATAAGAAAAATTAAAACTATGCCAATAATAGTTTTATCTGCGAAGACAGCACAGGATACAAAAATAGAAGTACTAAGACTAGGTGCAGATGATTTTGTGTCCAAGCCTTTTGATGTAAATGAAATTCTAGCAAGGGTTGAATCACAACTCAGAAGATATATGATATTTTCTAATAAAAGTAAAAGTGAAAATATTTTAAAGTATAAAGATTTAATTTTAAATAGTGAAGCAGTAGAGGCACTAGTTAAAGGAGAAAATATTAACATTACACCAAGAGAGTTTCATATCTTAGAGATGTTAATGTCTTACCCAAATAAGGTGTTTACTAAAGCAAATATATTTGAGACTGTATGGAATGATGAGTTTTTTGGTGATGATAACACTGTAAATGTTCATGTGAGCAACCTTCGCTCAAAAATAGCAAAAATTGATCCAGATAGTGAGTATATTCATACAGTATGGGGAATTGGTTATAAGATGAGCTAG
- a CDS encoding response regulator transcription factor — translation MDVIKGLILIVDDESRIRRMLKDFLVSHKYEILEASNGKEAMEMFYSNNSKIDLILLDVMMPMKNGFDVLSEIREDSITPIIMLTAKGEEYDQLAGFKFGADDYISKPFSPSLLLARLEAVLKRTGKRKVENVVIGNISVDKLKKEVVCANEKLDLTPKEYDLLLYFIENNELVLAREQILDAVWNYDYVGDARTVDTHIKQLRAKLVFNCQYIKTVHGVGYRFEVKNE, via the coding sequence ATGGATGTAATAAAAGGTCTGATTCTTATTGTTGATGATGAAAGTAGAATTAGACGAATGCTTAAGGACTTTCTCGTTAGTCATAAATATGAGATACTTGAGGCAAGCAATGGAAAAGAAGCGATGGAAATGTTTTATTCTAATAACAGTAAGATAGATTTAATTTTATTAGATGTAATGATGCCAATGAAGAATGGATTTGATGTACTTTCTGAAATTCGTGAAGACTCGATTACTCCAATTATTATGCTTACTGCTAAGGGGGAGGAATATGATCAATTGGCTGGATTTAAATTTGGTGCAGATGATTATATATCTAAACCTTTTTCGCCGTCATTACTTCTTGCACGACTTGAAGCTGTATTAAAAAGAACTGGTAAGCGAAAGGTCGAAAATGTTGTTATAGGCAATATATCAGTTGATAAGTTAAAAAAAGAAGTAGTTTGTGCCAATGAAAAATTAGACCTTACACCCAAAGAATATGATTTACTTTTATACTTTATTGAAAATAATGAACTAGTTTTAGCCAGAGAACAAATTTTAGATGCCGTTTGGAATTATGATTATGTAGGCGATGCAAGAACAGTTGATACACACATAAAGCAATTAAGAGCAAAACTTGTATTCAATTGCCAATATATCAAAACCGTCCATGGCGTTGGTTATCGCTTTGAGGTGAAAAATGAATAA
- a CDS encoding cell wall metabolism sensor histidine kinase WalK, protein MNKTIKTKVTIFVGLIIFSIVILQVIFNIFLANPYFKAQKSNVIEQLFSQINQNYSDDDTNLYNIVNHREETDNLKITILDKLNNVIYNSYGGNNPFPPDAPPRFKSEKGRVIFSENPRAELQVNYRTNEESLMLHGIINSKNGKRFIVIETPISGVEQSAKILAKFSVFISIFALLFGGFAAYIFASKFSKPIKQIDEVARNVAILNFTKKADENLPDDEIGRLAKNINIMSNTLSQMISKLTSANQVLQKGIDYQKQIEKMRREFIANVSHELKTPLSLLLGYSEMLKNDVEGIDKTFYYDVIIDESQKMDQLVKSLLDISSIENNLVKLKKENIKLGEVASLLTAKNHVLFAKKDIIYSPHFENDCCVSGDKIHLEQVMKNYMINAISHTKPNNMVKISVKKQQENVVFSIYNEGVNIPIENIDKIWDSFYRTDQARTRNDENNVGLGLYIVKTIINAHEGDYGVINHDGGVEFWFSLKSTN, encoded by the coding sequence ATGAATAAGACAATTAAAACTAAAGTTACTATATTTGTTGGGCTAATTATTTTTTCAATTGTAATATTACAAGTAATATTCAATATATTTTTAGCAAATCCATATTTTAAGGCACAAAAAAGCAATGTAATTGAGCAACTATTTAGTCAAATCAATCAAAATTACAGTGATGATGATACAAATTTATACAATATCGTTAACCACCGCGAAGAAACTGATAATTTAAAAATTACAATTTTAGATAAATTAAATAATGTTATTTATAATAGTTATGGGGGAAATAATCCATTTCCCCCAGATGCACCTCCTCGTTTTAAAAGTGAAAAGGGTAGAGTAATATTTTCTGAAAATCCACGCGCTGAGTTGCAGGTGAACTATAGAACAAATGAAGAAAGCTTAATGCTTCACGGAATAATAAATTCTAAAAATGGAAAACGATTCATTGTAATTGAAACACCCATTTCTGGAGTTGAACAGAGCGCAAAAATTCTCGCTAAATTTAGTGTGTTTATTTCTATTTTTGCATTACTATTTGGTGGATTTGCAGCATATATATTTGCTTCGAAATTCAGTAAACCTATTAAACAAATTGATGAAGTGGCACGAAATGTGGCTATTTTGAATTTTACTAAAAAAGCAGATGAAAATTTGCCTGATGATGAAATAGGAAGGTTAGCTAAGAACATTAATATCATGTCGAATACACTTTCACAAATGATTTCAAAGCTTACAAGCGCAAATCAAGTCCTGCAGAAAGGTATTGATTACCAAAAGCAAATAGAAAAAATGAGAAGAGAATTTATTGCGAATGTTTCCCATGAGTTAAAAACCCCACTTTCATTATTATTGGGATATTCCGAAATGTTAAAAAATGATGTAGAGGGTATCGATAAAACCTTTTATTATGATGTAATTATTGATGAAAGCCAAAAAATGGATCAGCTTGTTAAGAGCTTGCTTGATATTTCAAGCATTGAAAATAATTTGGTTAAATTAAAAAAAGAAAATATTAAATTGGGAGAAGTTGCATCACTTCTTACTGCAAAAAACCATGTATTGTTTGCAAAAAAAGATATTATCTATAGTCCGCATTTTGAAAATGATTGCTGCGTTAGTGGTGATAAAATACACTTAGAGCAAGTGATGAAAAATTATATGATAAACGCAATTTCACACACAAAACCAAATAATATGGTTAAGATATCTGTTAAGAAACAACAAGAAAATGTGGTGTTTTCAATATATAACGAGGGCGTAAATATTCCTATTGAGAATATCGACAAGATATGGGACAGCTTTTATAGGACGGATCAAGCAAGAACAAGAAATGACGAAAACAATGTTGGATTAGGGCTTTACATTGTTAAAACAATTATTAACGCTCATGAAGGCGATTATGGTGTTATAAATCATGACGGTGGCGTTGAATTTTGGTTTTCTTTGAAAAGCACAAATTAA
- a CDS encoding ABC transporter permease — MYIFKNALKNISRNLGRNILIGIIALVIAVSSCVALSIKQAAKTAQNEGLKDLSITATIGVDMTKIQEQAKNDRQALRQLMQNNPAITLAEMQKYSNSSYVKDFNYSLESSISKSDGIEPYTETETTTTGDTNGFKVVTSDKKDFGGMGQQGDFTIRGYNTENAMTSFVNGTNKIASGGIFSFDKADNSCLISDTLSTFNNLKVGDKIKLSNPNLSTETYELTIKGIYSTTATSDNKMMRFSASQDPANYIYTNYNTLKAITNNSENKAQKSTDQNENETTTALRYQTSGIYSFSNIEQFNNFKADVVSLGLSKDYAVTSEDVTNYEQSLVPLKNLNKFADIFLLLVFIIGGTILVVLNIFNIRERKYEVGVLTAIGMKKIKVAFQFVIELFLVTFVAIIIGTSIGAIASVPIANTLLESQVTSAQTQQSTQNENFGRPGMGQAGGSVQIRNSSKNNDVSYIKNITAVTDINVILQLIGIGILLTIISSCGATIFILRYEPLKILSNRN, encoded by the coding sequence ATGTATATTTTCAAAAATGCACTTAAAAATATTTCGAGAAATCTAGGTCGAAATATTTTAATAGGAATTATTGCGCTTGTAATCGCAGTTTCTAGCTGTGTTGCTTTATCTATTAAACAAGCAGCAAAAACTGCCCAGAATGAGGGACTAAAAGACTTATCAATTACAGCCACAATTGGAGTGGACATGACAAAAATCCAAGAACAAGCTAAGAATGACAGACAGGCATTACGTCAGCTTATGCAAAACAATCCGGCTATTACCTTAGCTGAAATGCAAAAATACTCAAATTCAAGCTATGTTAAAGATTTTAATTACTCATTAGAAAGTTCTATTTCAAAAAGTGATGGCATCGAGCCATACACTGAAACTGAGACCACGACAACCGGAGATACAAATGGATTTAAAGTTGTCACTAGTGACAAAAAAGACTTTGGAGGTATGGGGCAACAGGGTGATTTCACAATTAGGGGATATAACACAGAAAATGCAATGACATCCTTTGTAAATGGTACAAATAAAATTGCATCCGGTGGAATTTTTTCATTTGATAAAGCAGATAACTCCTGCCTAATAAGTGATACACTATCAACTTTTAACAATTTAAAGGTTGGTGATAAAATAAAGTTATCAAACCCTAATTTAAGTACGGAAACATATGAACTCACCATAAAGGGCATTTATAGCACAACCGCTACAAGCGATAATAAAATGATGAGATTTTCCGCATCGCAGGATCCTGCAAATTATATTTATACAAACTACAACACACTAAAAGCAATTACTAATAACTCAGAAAATAAGGCGCAAAAATCTACTGACCAGAATGAAAACGAAACTACAACAGCTTTAAGATACCAAACTAGTGGTATATATTCTTTTTCAAATATAGAACAATTTAATAACTTTAAAGCTGATGTGGTATCACTTGGACTATCCAAAGACTATGCGGTTACATCAGAAGATGTAACTAATTACGAGCAAAGCTTAGTTCCACTTAAAAATTTAAACAAATTCGCAGACATATTTCTTTTACTTGTTTTTATAATCGGTGGAACGATTTTAGTTGTACTTAACATTTTCAATATTCGTGAACGTAAATATGAGGTAGGAGTATTGACTGCTATTGGAATGAAAAAAATAAAAGTTGCATTTCAGTTTGTTATAGAGCTATTTTTAGTTACTTTTGTTGCAATAATTATTGGGACATCAATTGGAGCAATAGCTTCTGTACCAATTGCAAACACATTACTTGAAAGCCAAGTAACATCAGCTCAAACACAGCAATCCACCCAAAATGAAAATTTTGGAAGACCGGGAATGGGTCAAGCTGGAGGAAGTGTTCAAATTCGAAATTCTTCAAAAAATAACGATGTCAGCTATATTAAAAATATAACAGCAGTAACTGATATTAATGTAATATTGCAGTTAATTGGAATTGGTATACTACTTACAATAATTAGTAGTTGTGGAGCAACAATATTTATCTTACGCTATGAACCGCTTAAGATATTGTCAAATAGGAATTAG
- a CDS encoding ABC transporter ATP-binding protein — MSILKLESLSYSYDGNNQKILNDINFEFEKGKIYAIIGKSGAGKSTLLSVLSGLTTPTEGKILYDGKDIKKIDKYQYRSRMVGVIFQGYNLLPQLTAQENVVLSLDVSGKKLENKNEIALNMLSNLELDETKSKRRVLKLSGGEQQRVAIARALSYNPDIILADEPTGNLDKDTEEGIMKIFLELARQQDKCVIIVTHSSKVATFADKKIMIANGKFDNNDDSKLSSL; from the coding sequence ATGAGTATATTAAAACTTGAAAGTTTGTCTTATTCTTATGATGGTAATAATCAAAAGATTTTAAATGATATTAATTTTGAATTTGAAAAGGGCAAAATCTATGCAATTATTGGAAAATCAGGCGCAGGTAAAAGTACACTTTTATCTGTATTATCGGGGTTAACTACTCCAACTGAAGGGAAGATTTTATATGATGGTAAAGATATTAAAAAAATAGATAAATACCAATATAGGAGCCGAATGGTGGGAGTTATATTTCAAGGATACAATTTGTTGCCTCAACTGACAGCACAGGAAAATGTGGTATTATCACTTGATGTATCTGGAAAGAAACTAGAAAATAAAAATGAAATTGCTCTAAATATGTTATCAAATTTAGAACTTGATGAAACAAAATCAAAGCGTAGAGTCCTAAAGCTTTCTGGTGGTGAACAGCAAAGAGTTGCAATAGCAAGAGCATTATCATATAATCCAGATATAATTTTAGCTGATGAGCCAACAGGTAACCTTGATAAAGACACAGAAGAAGGCATAATGAAGATTTTTTTAGAACTGGCAAGGCAGCAAGACAAATGTGTAATTATCGTTACTCACTCATCAAAAGTAGCTACATTCGCTGACAAAAAAATAATGATTGCTAACGGAAAATTCGATAATAACGATGATAGCAAGCTATCTTCGCTTTAA
- a CDS encoding MurR/RpiR family transcriptional regulator → MSVVVNYFADKLNYLTYAEKHIFYYIDSNLEKAKEQSLTKMAEENNVSNTTIVRMCSKLGLSGFSELKYILKNIDIPSTPNIYNYIGVIKNNINHSLDKLSIGNINKLVKMIKGSQKIIIVAVGLSKPMGEYFSKLLMQSNKSSFYIYESQIIDLLDKSSTHDDLIIFISNSGETHTLTTIAEKLSYRNFKTVAIVNTPDSTLSKLVDISINAYSEKNNLYGYDITARSTLLVIIDIIFAYYINNTKIT, encoded by the coding sequence TTGAGTGTTGTTGTTAACTATTTCGCTGATAAGTTAAATTACTTAACTTATGCTGAAAAACATATTTTCTATTACATAGACTCAAACTTAGAAAAGGCAAAAGAACAATCTCTTACCAAGATGGCTGAAGAAAACAATGTCAGCAATACCACTATTGTTAGAATGTGTAGTAAACTTGGACTATCTGGTTTTTCAGAGCTTAAATATATATTAAAAAATATTGACATACCATCTACTCCTAACATATATAACTATATAGGTGTAATTAAAAACAATATCAATCACTCTCTTGATAAATTATCTATAGGAAACATTAATAAACTAGTCAAAATGATAAAAGGGTCTCAGAAAATCATTATAGTCGCTGTTGGCCTCTCAAAGCCCATGGGTGAATATTTTTCAAAACTATTAATGCAGTCCAACAAGAGTAGTTTCTATATATATGAATCTCAGATAATTGATCTTTTAGATAAAAGTTCAACCCATGATGATTTGATAATTTTTATATCAAACAGTGGAGAGACTCATACATTAACTACTATTGCTGAAAAACTAAGCTATAGGAATTTTAAAACTGTTGCTATTGTTAATACTCCTGATTCTACTTTATCTAAACTTGTAGATATTTCTATAAATGCTTATTCTGAAAAAAACAATTTATATGGTTATGATATAACAGCACGCTCTACTCTTTTGGTTATTATTGACATAATTTTTGCTTATTATATTAATAACACAAAAATAACATAA
- a CDS encoding fructose-specific PTS transporter subunit EIIC, with translation MDLKNMTNSELIILNQKSLKKEEVIKKLIDKLYDQGILSSKEEFFKTVMERESQSPTGLERGVAIPHGKSTSVNKAAFAVARLESPINDWESVTENNDVELVFLLAIPKAEEGSTHLKLLGELASALMYEDFTTNLKKAKDIKAFIAALDYKKVNNEVVEYNKTVLAVTSCAAGIAHTYMSAEALEKAGKEMGVRVLTEKQGANGIEDRHSQDDIKNADGVIFACDIAVKNIERYNGKSFVKVKVAEPLKDAKGLIVRVLENPDGKVESGAVSESSVDSGVKKGFLAGMMEAIMTGISYMIPVIVAAGLMMGIAKLWAMGLGQIDNLNKLGESANQLYVFLYYLDKFGALIFKFIYPVFAAYVAYSIADRPGLVPGFIGGAFAGGLHYTFWEIKGGIPSGFLGALILGLVAGYLTKFLNEKIKLPKDLRAMKPMFLLPGIVVFVIFVLNFYVIDPVFGGLNGWLSNLIASFNTGSTLILTSIIAACTAFDLGGPVNKAAGAIAMGLAADEIFPLTGRVLSIVIPPIGLGLATVLDKYIVGRRVFDENLRVVGNTSIVLGLIAVSEGAIPFMLKNPLITIPINVIGAIIGSCTAVALGAVQWNPLPAIWGWPLVENLWAYIIGLIVGVLFIAFANIFIRYHIIRKHEKKTAL, from the coding sequence ATGGATTTAAAAAATATGACTAATAGTGAATTAATCATTTTAAATCAAAAATCTTTAAAAAAAGAAGAAGTTATAAAAAAACTAATAGACAAACTTTATGATCAAGGTATACTTTCATCAAAAGAAGAATTTTTTAAAACTGTAATGGAGAGGGAATCACAGTCTCCAACAGGACTAGAAAGAGGGGTTGCAATACCACATGGTAAATCAACTTCAGTAAATAAAGCAGCTTTTGCAGTGGCTAGGTTAGAAAGTCCTATAAATGATTGGGAAAGTGTAACGGAAAATAATGATGTTGAATTAGTATTTTTATTAGCTATCCCCAAAGCAGAAGAAGGCTCAACTCATTTAAAATTGTTAGGTGAACTTGCATCAGCTTTAATGTATGAAGACTTTACCACAAATTTAAAGAAGGCTAAAGATATTAAAGCGTTTATAGCGGCGCTAGATTATAAAAAGGTTAATAATGAAGTTGTAGAATATAATAAGACAGTTTTAGCTGTTACATCTTGTGCAGCAGGAATAGCTCATACATATATGTCTGCTGAAGCACTAGAAAAGGCCGGTAAGGAAATGGGAGTTAGAGTGCTTACTGAAAAGCAAGGCGCTAACGGTATAGAAGATAGACATAGCCAGGACGATATAAAAAATGCAGATGGAGTAATATTTGCCTGTGATATAGCCGTTAAAAACATTGAAAGATACAATGGTAAATCATTTGTAAAGGTAAAGGTAGCAGAACCACTAAAGGATGCTAAGGGTTTAATTGTGAGAGTTTTAGAAAATCCAGATGGCAAAGTAGAGAGTGGAGCTGTATCAGAATCCTCTGTGGATAGCGGTGTTAAAAAAGGCTTCTTAGCTGGAATGATGGAAGCTATAATGACTGGTATTTCTTATATGATTCCAGTTATAGTTGCAGCTGGTCTTATGATGGGTATAGCAAAACTTTGGGCTATGGGCCTAGGTCAAATAGATAACTTGAATAAATTAGGAGAAAGCGCAAATCAATTATACGTATTCTTATATTATTTAGATAAGTTTGGTGCATTAATATTTAAGTTTATATATCCAGTATTCGCAGCATATGTAGCATATTCAATTGCAGATAGACCGGGTCTTGTACCAGGATTTATAGGTGGTGCTTTTGCCGGTGGATTGCATTATACCTTCTGGGAAATCAAAGGAGGGATACCTTCAGGATTCTTAGGTGCTTTAATTCTTGGTTTAGTCGCAGGTTACTTAACCAAGTTCTTAAATGAAAAGATCAAGTTACCAAAAGATCTTCGAGCAATGAAGCCAATGTTCTTATTACCAGGTATAGTTGTATTTGTTATTTTTGTGCTAAATTTCTATGTTATTGATCCTGTCTTTGGAGGTTTAAATGGTTGGTTATCAAATTTAATTGCTTCTTTTAATACTGGAAGTACATTAATATTAACTTCTATAATAGCAGCTTGTACAGCATTTGACCTTGGAGGGCCAGTAAACAAGGCAGCAGGTGCTATAGCTATGGGGCTTGCAGCAGATGAAATATTCCCTTTAACAGGAAGAGTATTATCTATAGTAATTCCTCCAATAGGGCTTGGACTTGCAACAGTTTTAGATAAATATATAGTTGGAAGAAGAGTATTTGATGAAAACTTAAGAGTTGTTGGTAATACATCTATTGTGTTAGGGCTCATAGCAGTTAGTGAAGGCGCAATACCATTTATGTTAAAAAATCCATTAATAACCATTCCAATCAATGTAATTGGTGCAATAATTGGTTCATGTACAGCTGTTGCGCTAGGCGCTGTTCAATGGAATCCATTACCAGCAATATGGGGATGGCCTTTAGTAGAAAATTTATGGGCTTACATAATAGGATTAATAGTAGGTGTATTATTCATAGCTTTTGCTAATATTTTTATAAGATATCATATTATTAGAAAACACGAGAAAAAGACAGCTTTATAA